In a genomic window of Agarivorans albus:
- a CDS encoding YdcH family protein, with protein sequence MLGENHALIFEFPEHRERIHQLKVADSDFNSLAKRYHQLDHKIRGLEATQVPAEDQYFMQMKLQRVQLKQQIFSILSQANTATAE encoded by the coding sequence ATGTTAGGTGAAAACCACGCGCTTATTTTCGAGTTTCCGGAACATCGGGAGAGAATTCATCAACTTAAAGTAGCAGACAGCGATTTTAATTCGCTGGCTAAGCGCTACCATCAACTCGACCATAAAATACGCGGCTTAGAAGCCACGCAAGTTCCCGCAGAAGACCAATACTTCATGCAAATGAAGCTACAACGCGTTCAACTCAAGCAGCAAATCTTTAGCATTTTGTCACAAGCCAATACAGCAACTGCAGAATAA
- a CDS encoding DsbA family oxidoreductase gives MSAGISLRIDIVSDVVCPWCIVGYLRLQQALSQVDESIRPHIEWHPFELNPNMPSEGQNLREHIQEKYGSTLEQSEAVREQLKNFGDELGFNFKFSPDSRIYNTFEAHQLLHWAQPYGKQTELKLALFDAYFSQAKDPSDRNTLLDVVESIGLGRDLAERVLVDEMYVEAVRDSQQQWQNQNIRAVPALIFNNRYLLSGAQPVETLLQVINECTNSAS, from the coding sequence ATGTCTGCTGGTATTTCTTTGCGCATCGATATTGTGTCGGATGTGGTATGCCCTTGGTGCATAGTGGGTTACTTACGCTTGCAACAAGCACTGTCACAAGTTGACGAGAGTATTCGACCACATATTGAATGGCACCCCTTTGAGCTAAACCCGAACATGCCAAGCGAGGGGCAAAACTTACGTGAGCATATTCAAGAGAAATACGGTAGCACCCTTGAGCAAAGTGAAGCGGTTAGAGAGCAACTAAAAAACTTTGGTGATGAACTTGGTTTTAACTTTAAGTTCAGCCCTGACTCTCGTATCTACAACACTTTTGAAGCACATCAACTGCTGCATTGGGCACAACCTTACGGCAAACAAACCGAATTAAAACTGGCACTGTTTGATGCTTACTTTAGCCAAGCTAAAGATCCTTCCGACCGCAATACCTTATTAGATGTAGTTGAAAGCATTGGCCTAGGCCGAGATTTAGCCGAGCGAGTGTTGGTAGATGAAATGTATGTTGAAGCGGTAAGAGACAGCCAGCAGCAGTGGCAAAATCAGAACATTAGAGCGGTGCCAGCTTTAATCTTTAATAATCGTTACTTATTGTCTGGCGCGCAGCCTGTGGAAACCTTACTACAAGTAATTAACGAGTGTACCAACAGCGCTAGTTAG
- a CDS encoding NAD(P)H-dependent oxidoreductase has translation MPKQKNKVLLLFAHPSQDRSEINKPMFKLASKIDGVTAIDLYREYPTFRIDVDKEQQRLLAHDIVIMQFPLYWYSTPAILKEWQDLVLEYGFAYGHDGTMLHGKTLLCAITAGGAEAAYRKEGYNHFTIRELLHPLEQTASLIGMRYLAPFTLFSSRTAAEESRDKKHLEDWTQLLNALVNNQLDFELAAGLAKLDVQNIDLIKELL, from the coding sequence ATGCCAAAGCAGAAAAACAAAGTATTACTGCTATTTGCGCACCCGTCGCAAGATCGCTCCGAAATCAATAAGCCTATGTTCAAGCTTGCCAGTAAAATAGATGGTGTAACCGCCATAGATTTATATCGCGAGTATCCCACTTTTCGAATCGACGTAGACAAAGAACAACAACGCTTGCTCGCGCACGATATTGTGATTATGCAGTTTCCACTTTATTGGTACTCCACCCCAGCCATCTTAAAAGAGTGGCAAGACTTAGTGCTGGAATATGGCTTTGCTTATGGGCACGACGGCACCATGCTGCATGGTAAAACCTTGCTTTGCGCCATAACCGCAGGCGGTGCAGAAGCGGCTTATAGAAAAGAGGGTTATAACCACTTTACTATTCGTGAATTACTGCACCCCTTAGAGCAAACAGCCTCGCTAATTGGTATGCGCTACCTAGCGCCTTTCACCCTATTTAGCTCTCGTACTGCTGCCGAAGAAAGTCGCGACAAAAAGCATTTAGAAGATTGGACTCAGCTACTTAACGCATTAGTAAACAACCAACTCGATTTTGAACTTGCTGCAGGCTTAGCCAAGCTAGATGTGCAAAATATTGACCTTATTAAGGAGTTGCTATGA
- the bluB gene encoding 5,6-dimethylbenzimidazole synthase: MHINQAERDALYKVIYSRRDVRKDFLSTPINDDVIQRILAAAHHAPSVGFSQPWDFILVSKEQTKQAIKQGYQAASEESAKLFADDKRETYQSFKLEGILEAPLGICVTCDRERNGPVVIGRTIKPEMDLYSTVCAIQNMWLAARAENLGLGWVSIIHDEVLRSALNIPERLEIIGYLCIGYVSGFEDKPELEQFGWLERENLSQLVHHEQWSDKTK, translated from the coding sequence ATGCATATCAACCAAGCTGAACGAGACGCCCTGTATAAAGTTATCTACTCCCGCCGCGATGTACGTAAAGACTTCTTAAGCACCCCAATTAACGACGACGTTATTCAACGTATTCTAGCCGCTGCTCATCACGCGCCCAGCGTAGGTTTTAGTCAGCCTTGGGATTTTATTTTGGTAAGTAAAGAGCAAACCAAACAAGCGATTAAACAGGGCTACCAAGCCGCCAGTGAAGAATCTGCCAAACTGTTTGCTGATGATAAACGCGAGACCTACCAAAGCTTTAAACTTGAAGGCATTTTAGAAGCACCCTTAGGCATTTGTGTTACCTGCGATAGAGAACGCAACGGCCCGGTGGTAATAGGCCGCACCATTAAGCCAGAGATGGACTTATACAGCACCGTGTGTGCTATTCAAAACATGTGGCTGGCCGCCCGCGCCGAAAACCTTGGCCTAGGCTGGGTAAGCATTATTCACGACGAGGTTCTTCGCTCTGCCCTTAACATTCCAGAGCGTTTAGAAATTATTGGCTACCTGTGTATCGGCTATGTATCCGGCTTTGAAGACAAACCAGAACTGGAGCAATTTGGTTGGTTAGAGCGAGAGAACTTAAGCCAACTGGTTCATCACGAGCAATGGTCAGATAAAACTAAGTAA
- a CDS encoding NYN domain-containing protein — MKDKEKIAVFIDADNAPAQKIDKVLSELARYGVVNIRKAYGNWKNQNLKPWEDVLHEFAIQPMQQFDLTKGKNATDMALVIDVMDVLYTKDIDVICLVSSDCDFTPLVTRSLADGKFVIGFGERKAPLAFVNSCSRFLYLDEDREKELPIQKQTKTIKSDTKLINLLRQAIEAVEEDDGWAMLGPIGTHISNHASFDQRNYGFKKLSDLFQAIDLFEMKKTNGSVLWVRDKKKAKQLNKLKQGAQQSYAPA; from the coding sequence ATGAAAGATAAAGAAAAAATTGCAGTATTCATTGATGCGGATAACGCACCTGCCCAAAAGATCGATAAGGTGCTTTCTGAGTTGGCTCGTTATGGAGTAGTCAATATTCGTAAAGCGTATGGAAACTGGAAAAATCAAAATTTGAAGCCGTGGGAAGATGTGCTTCATGAATTTGCAATACAGCCAATGCAGCAGTTCGATCTTACCAAAGGCAAAAATGCCACAGATATGGCATTGGTAATTGATGTTATGGATGTGTTGTACACGAAAGACATTGATGTTATTTGCCTAGTTTCGTCTGATTGTGACTTTACACCCTTGGTTACTCGTTCATTGGCCGATGGCAAGTTTGTGATTGGTTTTGGTGAACGTAAAGCACCGCTAGCTTTCGTAAATAGTTGTTCTCGATTTCTGTATCTTGATGAAGATCGCGAAAAAGAATTACCTATCCAAAAACAAACAAAGACCATAAAAAGTGACACCAAATTAATTAACTTACTGAGGCAAGCAATTGAAGCCGTTGAAGAAGATGATGGCTGGGCTATGTTAGGTCCTATTGGTACGCATATTTCTAATCATGCTTCTTTTGATCAGCGTAATTATGGCTTTAAGAAATTAAGTGACTTATTTCAAGCTATAGATTTATTTGAAATGAAAAAAACAAATGGTTCAGTTTTATGGGTTAGAGATAAAAAGAAAGCAAAGCAGCTTAACAAGTTAAAGCAAGGGGCGCAGCAAAGCTACGCCCCTGCTTGA
- a CDS encoding chalcone isomerase family protein: MFKAMALASILLAFSSQAETQMQLVGNAKLQVLFWPIYTVSLHSPDGRYQQNRYPMELTIDYLRKIKRDKLLEATEDEWQRLGVCEQAPCEQWLAELSQLWPDLKKGDQLKLVAESANQGQFYLNGKLLGSLEDKLFSQHFLGIWLSEDSRFPKQQRKLIGAN; encoded by the coding sequence ATGTTTAAAGCCATGGCATTAGCCAGTATTTTATTGGCGTTTTCTAGCCAAGCAGAAACACAAATGCAGCTGGTGGGTAACGCTAAGTTGCAAGTATTGTTTTGGCCCATTTACACGGTTAGCTTGCACAGCCCAGATGGGCGTTACCAGCAAAACCGTTACCCAATGGAACTCACCATTGATTACCTACGCAAAATAAAACGCGATAAATTGCTAGAAGCAACCGAGGACGAATGGCAGCGCTTAGGTGTATGCGAGCAAGCACCTTGTGAACAATGGTTAGCAGAGCTTTCGCAACTTTGGCCAGACTTAAAAAAAGGCGACCAACTAAAGCTGGTCGCCGAGTCAGCTAATCAAGGTCAGTTTTACTTAAATGGTAAGCTGCTGGGCTCCTTGGAAGATAAGTTATTTAGCCAGCATTTCTTGGGTATTTGGCTATCAGAAGACAGCCGATTCCCTAAACAGCAACGTAAACTGATTGGCGCTAACTAA
- a CDS encoding DUF2878 family protein, whose amino-acid sequence MQWPVLLLFKLNWLAAFFWGQQAVMFMALGLVGLVALQVRRYQWAVLIPCAMLSVVGVILDFSLVKMGVLSFSSPNLPLFMMLLWASFALLLPSLASFPKPFMPLFVAVMGPVSYYLASLAQVFAIQPDAILGLLILFPLWAGFAYLANSLLEKRYV is encoded by the coding sequence ATGCAATGGCCGGTATTGCTGCTATTTAAGCTTAACTGGTTAGCGGCCTTCTTTTGGGGGCAGCAAGCGGTGATGTTTATGGCGCTGGGGTTAGTCGGCTTAGTGGCTTTGCAAGTTCGCCGTTACCAATGGGCTGTGCTTATTCCCTGTGCAATGCTCAGCGTGGTTGGGGTTATTTTAGATTTCAGTTTGGTAAAAATGGGAGTGCTGAGCTTTAGCTCGCCAAATTTACCGCTGTTTATGATGTTGCTTTGGGCAAGCTTTGCCTTGTTATTGCCAAGCCTAGCCAGTTTCCCCAAACCCTTCATGCCCTTATTTGTGGCGGTAATGGGCCCGGTGTCTTACTACCTAGCCAGTTTAGCGCAGGTATTTGCGATACAGCCCGATGCAATATTAGGTCTGCTTATCCTATTCCCCTTGTGGGCGGGCTTTGCTTACTTAGCTAATTCGCTATTGGAGAAACGCTATGTTTAA
- a CDS encoding alkene reductase: MTTSLFDTIKLGTHTLNNRIVMPPMTRSRATQPGDVANQMMASYYAQRASAGLIVSEGTQISPMGKGYAWTPGIYSEQQIAGWKKVTDAVHAKGGTMFAQLWHVGRVTHPDNINGEQPISSSAIKAENVKVFIDNGSDEPGFVDVVTPREMTQQDIDEVIQQFSQAALNAIAAGFDGIELHAANGYLINQFIDSESNQRSDKYGGSLTNRLRFLDEVVAAMVDAIGAERVGVRLAPLTTLNGTVDAKPEETYTAAAALLNKHNIVYLHIAEVDWDDAPETPKAFKQALRDAFKGVLIYAGRYKADSAQQAIDEGLADMIGFGRPFVANPDLPARLQHGYPLAEHDPNSLFGGGEKGLTDYPSYKA, translated from the coding sequence ATGACCACATCATTGTTTGATACAATAAAGCTTGGTACCCACACCCTAAATAATCGCATTGTTATGCCACCTATGACTCGCTCTCGTGCTACTCAGCCGGGCGATGTGGCAAATCAAATGATGGCCAGCTATTACGCACAACGGGCCAGTGCTGGTTTAATCGTATCCGAAGGCACTCAAATCTCGCCAATGGGTAAAGGCTACGCTTGGACACCGGGCATTTATAGCGAGCAACAAATTGCTGGCTGGAAAAAAGTCACCGATGCTGTTCACGCCAAAGGCGGGACTATGTTCGCCCAGCTTTGGCACGTAGGGCGAGTGACTCACCCAGACAATATTAACGGTGAACAGCCAATTTCATCTTCTGCCATTAAAGCCGAAAATGTAAAAGTGTTTATTGATAACGGCAGCGACGAACCAGGTTTTGTAGACGTAGTCACCCCGCGTGAAATGACTCAACAAGACATTGATGAAGTTATTCAGCAGTTCAGCCAAGCTGCGCTAAACGCCATTGCCGCAGGCTTTGATGGCATCGAGCTTCACGCCGCCAACGGTTACCTGATTAACCAGTTTATCGATTCAGAATCGAATCAACGCAGCGATAAATACGGCGGTAGCTTAACCAACCGTCTGCGCTTTTTAGATGAAGTAGTTGCTGCCATGGTAGACGCCATTGGCGCCGAGCGAGTAGGTGTGCGCTTAGCACCGCTCACGACTTTAAATGGTACTGTAGACGCCAAGCCAGAAGAAACCTACACCGCCGCTGCTGCGCTGCTAAATAAACACAACATTGTGTATCTACACATTGCTGAAGTAGATTGGGACGACGCGCCAGAAACGCCAAAAGCCTTTAAACAAGCGCTGCGTGATGCCTTTAAAGGTGTACTTATTTACGCTGGCCGTTACAAAGCCGACAGCGCCCAACAAGCTATTGATGAAGGCCTAGCCGACATGATTGGTTTTGGCCGCCCCTTTGTAGCAAACCCCGATTTACCCGCACGATTACAACACGGTTACCCGCTGGCCGAACACGATCCAAACAGCCTGTTTGGCGGTGGCGAAAAAGGCCTAACGGATTACCCAAGTTATAAGGCCTAG
- a CDS encoding monovalent cation:proton antiporter-2 (CPA2) family protein — MTGYFLQAFVYLIAAVLAVPLAKRLGLGSVLGYLIAGVIIGPVIGLVGAETATIQHFAEFGVVMMLFVVGLELEPRMLWNMRHKLIGLGGLQVGITTLVVMLACLAFGLQWSIALAVGLIFSLSSTAIVLQTFNEKGLGKTDGGRSSFSVLLFQDIAVIPMLALIPLLALPELVALSEKLGEAAAEHGDSLNLVAHLPGWAYAIVVVVAIVALVVGGHFLSRPLFRYVASSGLREIFTAATLMLVIGIAALMGLVGLSPALGAFLAGVVLANSEFRHELESTIEPFKGLLLGLFFITVGAGVDFGVLQLHWGKVIAMALAIMLIKATILFVLAIIFKIKNSDRWLFALSLAQAGEFGFVLLNYTVQNHVIPHDLSQILSLVVAFSMFLTPSLFILYDKVILPRYERSENHQEPDEIDEKGTVIVAGIGRFGQIINRFLVANGIKTVVLDHQAGQVELMRKINIKSYFGDATQPDLLHTAGIEEAKLMVVTIDDKEKVRDIVKYVKHAHPHVRLMVRAFDRGHAYELRSLGADHIITEAYYSALEMGGRALNELGFHPFKSEQLKAAFDQIEKDNKEKLYQTWLAGNEDNRFSNDYRELFLQLEELLGKAMSKDRSDGHSLTERGWTPPPKSYQDDFKQ; from the coding sequence ATGACCGGTTACTTCTTACAAGCCTTTGTTTACTTAATTGCCGCCGTGCTGGCCGTGCCACTGGCCAAGCGTTTAGGTTTAGGCTCGGTATTAGGCTACTTAATTGCAGGGGTAATTATTGGCCCAGTGATTGGTTTGGTAGGCGCTGAAACCGCCACTATTCAACACTTCGCCGAGTTTGGCGTAGTGATGATGTTATTTGTGGTAGGCCTAGAACTAGAGCCTAGAATGCTCTGGAACATGCGCCATAAACTCATTGGCCTTGGCGGCTTGCAAGTAGGCATCACCACCTTGGTGGTGATGTTAGCCTGCTTAGCTTTTGGGCTGCAGTGGTCGATAGCGCTGGCGGTTGGTTTAATATTCTCGCTCTCCTCCACCGCCATTGTGCTGCAAACCTTTAACGAAAAAGGTTTAGGTAAAACCGATGGAGGGCGCTCTTCCTTCTCGGTATTGCTGTTTCAAGATATTGCAGTAATCCCCATGTTGGCACTTATCCCTTTGCTAGCTTTGCCAGAGCTAGTGGCCTTATCCGAAAAACTGGGTGAAGCAGCCGCAGAACACGGCGATAGCTTAAACCTAGTGGCGCACCTGCCTGGTTGGGCCTACGCCATTGTGGTGGTTGTGGCCATTGTAGCGTTAGTGGTTGGTGGCCATTTCCTTAGTCGCCCACTGTTCCGTTACGTGGCTAGCTCTGGGCTTCGCGAAATTTTTACCGCCGCCACTTTAATGCTGGTTATTGGTATCGCCGCGCTAATGGGCTTGGTAGGTTTATCGCCTGCCTTAGGCGCATTCTTAGCTGGCGTGGTACTCGCCAACAGCGAGTTTAGGCATGAATTAGAATCCACCATCGAGCCTTTTAAAGGGCTGCTATTAGGCTTGTTCTTTATCACTGTGGGTGCGGGTGTCGACTTTGGCGTATTGCAATTGCACTGGGGTAAAGTTATCGCCATGGCTTTAGCCATTATGCTAATCAAAGCCACCATTTTATTTGTTCTAGCGATTATCTTTAAGATTAAAAACAGCGACCGTTGGCTGTTTGCCCTTAGCTTGGCCCAAGCCGGTGAGTTTGGCTTTGTACTGCTTAACTACACCGTGCAAAACCATGTTATTCCACATGACTTATCACAAATCCTGTCGTTAGTTGTGGCCTTCTCAATGTTCTTAACACCGAGCCTGTTCATACTCTATGACAAAGTGATTTTGCCACGTTACGAACGCTCCGAAAACCATCAAGAACCCGATGAAATTGATGAAAAAGGCACGGTAATTGTGGCGGGCATTGGTCGTTTTGGGCAAATCATCAACCGCTTTTTAGTGGCTAACGGCATTAAAACAGTGGTGCTCGATCACCAAGCGGGCCAAGTAGAATTAATGCGTAAAATTAACATTAAAAGCTACTTTGGCGATGCCACCCAACCAGACCTATTGCATACAGCAGGCATAGAAGAAGCCAAGCTTATGGTGGTCACCATCGATGATAAAGAGAAGGTGCGCGACATTGTTAAATACGTAAAGCACGCGCACCCGCATGTGCGTTTAATGGTGCGGGCGTTTGACCGCGGCCATGCTTACGAACTGCGCAGCTTAGGTGCCGATCACATAATTACCGAGGCCTACTACTCTGCACTAGAAATGGGTGGCCGAGCACTTAACGAATTGGGCTTTCATCCCTTTAAGTCTGAACAGCTTAAAGCCGCGTTTGACCAAATAGAAAAAGACAATAAAGAAAAGCTCTACCAAACTTGGTTAGCGGGTAACGAAGACAACCGCTTTAGCAACGACTACCGCGAACTGTTTTTGCAGTTAGAAGAGTTACTAGGCAAAGCCATGAGCAAAGATCGCAGCGACGGTCACTCGCTTACCGAACGTGGCTGGACACCGCCACCTAAAAGCTATCAAGACGACTTTAAGCAATAG